The genomic region GCTCGCGGGAGGTCATGCCGCCCGCCTCCGGGGTGCCGGTGCCGGGCGCGTGCGCCGGGTCCAGTACGTCGATGTCGATGGAGATGTACAGCGGGCGGTCGCCGATGCGCTGGCGCAGCTGGTCGGCCACCTCGTCGGCGCCGCGCCGGTAGACGTCGGCGGAGGTCACGATTCCGAAGCCCATCTTGGCGTCGTCGTCCAGGTCCTGCTTGCCGTACAGCGGGCCGCGGGTACCGACGTGGGACAGCGCCTCGGTGTCGAGGATGCCCTCCTCGACGGCGCGGCGGAACGGGGTGCCGTGGGTGTACTCGGCGCCGAAGTAGGTGTCCCAGGTGTCCAGGTGCGCGTCGAAGTGGAGCAGCGCGACCGGGCCGTGCTTCTTGGCGACCGAACGGAGCAGCGGGAGGGCGATGGTGTGGTCGCCGCCGAGGGTCATCAGGCGGGAGCCGGAGCCCAGCAGCTCGTCGGCCGCGGCCTCGACCGTCTCGACGGCCTCGTTGATGTTGAAGGGGTTCACGGCGATGTCGCCGGCGTCCGCGACCTGCGCGAGGGCGAAGGGGGAGGCGTCCTGGGCCGGGTTGTACGGGCGCAGCAGGCGCGAGGCCTCGCGGATCGCGTTGCCGCCGAAGCGGGCGCCGGGACGGTAGGAGACGCCGGAGTCGAAGGGCACGCCGACGACGGCGACGTCGGCGGAGCCGACCTCGTCGAGGCGCGGCAGCCGGGCGAAGGTCGCCGGGCCCGCGTAGCGCGGGATGCGGGAGGAGTCGACGGGTCCGCGCGGCTGCGTGCTCATGGGGGGTGCCCTTCTGAAGGTCCTACAAGTGCGGTCCTTCGAGCGTAAGCCGGTGCCCACAGGACGGCGAAGTGTACGTTCTATCCATAGACAGCCCCTGACATGTACGGAGTATCCATGGAGGCCCCGCTCACTCCTCCGGTCCCCCTCGGCGCGCTGCTCCCCGCCCGGGAGCTGGGCCTGCGCCACCTCGCGGGGCCCGTCGAGGCGGATGTGCACGGGGTGCACGCCTCCGAGATGGCGGACCCGTCGCCCTACCTGCTGGGCGGCGAGCTGCTCCTGACGGCGGGGGCGGCGCTCACCGACGCCGAGGCGTACGTCGCGCGGCTCTCCGAGGCCGGGGTGGCGGCGCTCGGCTTCGGCGTGGCCCCGGTGCACGAGGAGGTGCCGCCGGGGCTCGCCGAGGCCTGCGACCGGTACGGGCTGCCGTTGCTGGAGGTGCCGCCGGGGACCCCGTTCACCGCGGTGGCCCGTGCGGTCTGGCGGCTGATGGCGGAGGCCCGTACGCGGGAGCTGCGCCGCGTCACCGAGGCCCAGCAGTCACTGGCCGCCGCGGCCGCCCGGCCCGACCCGGTCCCGGCGGTGCTGTCCCGGCTGGCGGCGAGCCTGGGGGGCCACGTCGTCCTGCTCCCGGCCGGCCCGTCGGCGGGGCGGTCGGCGGGGCGCGCGCTGCCGCCCGAGACCGCCGAGGCCCTGTCCGCCCTGCTGGCCCGCGTCGGCCCGCCCGGCGGCGCGGCCACCGCCACGGACTCCGCGGCGGGCTGGAGCCTGACCGCCTACGCCCTCGGCGACGGCCCCGTCCTCGGCGTGGCCCGCCCCGACCGCACCCCCGGCGACCACGCCGTCACCGCCATCGCGGCCGTGCTGCTGACGCTGCTCACCGCGCCCCGGCCCGAGGGGGACGCGGCGGCCGCCCTCACCCGGCTCCTGCTGGACGGGGACCCCGCCGGGGCCCTGGCTCCCGGGCCCTGGCACGTCGTGCACGCCCGCGGCTCCGGTGACCCCCACGCCCTGGCGGCCGCGCTGGGCACCGTACTGCTGGATCCGCGCGGGGACCGCGTACGGCTGCTCACCGACCGGGAGCCGGCCCCGCAGCCCGGATGGCGGCTGGGGGTGAGCGCCCCGGCCGGCCCGGCCGGGCTGGCGACCGCGACGGCCCAGGCCGGGCGGGCCCTGGACCGCGCGGAGGCGGCCCGCACCCCGCTGGCCCGGCACACGGGCGGGGGCCTGGCCGCCCTCGTCGACCCGGCGGAGGCCCGCGCCCACGCCGAGTCCCTGCTCTCCCCGCTCGGCCCGGCGCACCGCGAGACCCTGCGCGCCTGGCTCGCCCACCACGGCAGCTGGGACCGCACGGCGGCCGCCCTCGGGGTCCACCGCAACACCGTCCGCCAGCGCGTGGCCCGCGCCGCCGGCCTGCTGGCCCTGGACCTCGACGACCCCGACGCCCGGATGGAACTGTGGTTTGCGCTACGTGCTCTGGACAGCACCGATAACTCGCCGGTAACTTAATCTGAGCAAGCGCTTAGCCATGGCGGCGGACCGCCGCGACCGAAGGGAGCCGGCCGTGCGCCGTACCGTATTCAACGAGGACCACGAGGCGTTCCGCGAGACCATCCGCGCCTTCATCGAGGCCGAGGTCGTCCCCGTCTACGACGAGTGGTTCCAGGCCGGCCAGGCGCCGCGCGACTTCTACTACAAGCTCGGCGAGCTGGGCGTCTTCGGCATCAACGTGCCCGAGGAGTTCGGCGGCGCGGGCCTGGACACGCACAAGTTCGAGGCCGTCCTGTACGAAGAGACCTCCCGCGCGGGCGTGAACTTCGGCGGCTCCGGCGTGCACGTGCTGCTCGCCCTCCCCTACATCAAGATGCTCGCCAACGACGAGCAGAAGAAGCGTTACCTCGAGAAGTTCGTCACCGGCGAGGAGATGTGGGCGCTCGCCATGACCGAGCCGGGCACCGGCTCCGACGTCGCGGGCATGAAGACCACCGCCAAGCTCTCCGAGGACGGCACCCACTACGTCCTCAACGGCGCCAAGACCTTCATCACCGGCGGCGTCCACGCCGACCGCGTGATCGTCTGCGCCCGCACCTCCGCCCCCTCGGCCGAGGACCGCCGCTTCGGCATCTCCCTGTTCGCCGTGGACACCAAGTCCGAGGGCTACTCCATAGGCCGCAAGCTGGACAAGCTCGGCCTGCGCACCTCCGACACCGCCGAGCTGGCGTTCGTCGACGTGAAGGTCCCGGTCGAGGACCTCCTCGGCGAGGAGAACAAGGGCTTCTACTACCTCGGCGCCAACCTGCCCTCCGAGCGCTGGGGCATCGCCTTCGGCGCGTACGCGCAGGCCAAGGCCGCCATCCGGTTCGCCCAGCAGTACGTGACCGAGCGCACCGTCTTCGGCAAGCCGGTCGCGCACTTCCAGAACACCAAGTTCGAGCTGGCCGCCTGCCAGGCCGAGGTGGACGCCGCCGAGGCGGTCGCCGACCGCGCCCTGGAGGCCCTGGACGCCGGTGAGCTGACGGCGGCCGAGGCCGCGTCCGCGAAGCTGTTCTGCACCGAGGTCGCGCACCGCGTCATCGACAAGTGCCTCCAGCTGCACGGCGGCTACGGCTACATGAACGAGTACCCGATCGCCCGCCTGTACGCCGACAACCGCGTGAACCGCATCTACGGCGGCACCAGCGAGGTCATGAAGTCCATCATCGCCAAGTCCATGGGTCTCTGAGGAAGTTCGGGCACTTAGCCTTCACCCATGAACGAGGCACTGACGACGCTCCTCGATCTGCTCGACCTCGAGCAGATCGAGGAGAACATCTTCCGCGGTACCAGCAGGCCTTCCCTGGTACCGCGCGTCTTCGGCGGTCAGGTCGCGGCCCAGGCACTGGTCGCGGCCGGGCGGACCGTCCCGGCGGACCGCACCGCGCACTCCCTGCACTCGTACTTCCTGCGCACCGGGGACACCGGCGCGCCCATCGTGTACTCCGTGGACCGGATCCGCGACGGGCGCTCCTTCACCACGCGCCGGGTCGTCGCCGTCCAGCACGGGCAGCCGATCTTCCACCTCTCCGCGTCGTTCCAGAAGTACGAGGACGGCCTCGACCACCAGGTCGCGATGCCGCCCGCCCCCGACCCGGAGTCCCTGCCCACGGCGGCCGAGTCCCTGCCCGCGTACCGGGAGATCTTCCGCGACCCGGGCACGGTGGAGCGGCTGATCGAGACCCGGGAGGCGGTGGACCTGCGGTACGCCACGACCCCGCCCTGGGGCAGCATCGGCGAGCCGGTGGAGCCGCGCTCGCAGGTGT from Streptomyces sp. NBC_00190 harbors:
- the speB gene encoding agmatinase — translated: MSTQPRGPVDSSRIPRYAGPATFARLPRLDEVGSADVAVVGVPFDSGVSYRPGARFGGNAIREASRLLRPYNPAQDASPFALAQVADAGDIAVNPFNINEAVETVEAAADELLGSGSRLMTLGGDHTIALPLLRSVAKKHGPVALLHFDAHLDTWDTYFGAEYTHGTPFRRAVEEGILDTEALSHVGTRGPLYGKQDLDDDAKMGFGIVTSADVYRRGADEVADQLRQRIGDRPLYISIDIDVLDPAHAPGTGTPEAGGMTSRELLEIIRGLSSCNLVSADVVEVAPAYDHAEITSVAASHTAYELTTIMSRQVAAGTQRR
- a CDS encoding PucR family transcriptional regulator, yielding MYGVSMEAPLTPPVPLGALLPARELGLRHLAGPVEADVHGVHASEMADPSPYLLGGELLLTAGAALTDAEAYVARLSEAGVAALGFGVAPVHEEVPPGLAEACDRYGLPLLEVPPGTPFTAVARAVWRLMAEARTRELRRVTEAQQSLAAAAARPDPVPAVLSRLAASLGGHVVLLPAGPSAGRSAGRALPPETAEALSALLARVGPPGGAATATDSAAGWSLTAYALGDGPVLGVARPDRTPGDHAVTAIAAVLLTLLTAPRPEGDAAAALTRLLLDGDPAGALAPGPWHVVHARGSGDPHALAAALGTVLLDPRGDRVRLLTDREPAPQPGWRLGVSAPAGPAGLATATAQAGRALDRAEAARTPLARHTGGGLAALVDPAEARAHAESLLSPLGPAHRETLRAWLAHHGSWDRTAAALGVHRNTVRQRVARAAGLLALDLDDPDARMELWFALRALDSTDNSPVT
- a CDS encoding acyl-CoA dehydrogenase family protein, whose product is MRRTVFNEDHEAFRETIRAFIEAEVVPVYDEWFQAGQAPRDFYYKLGELGVFGINVPEEFGGAGLDTHKFEAVLYEETSRAGVNFGGSGVHVLLALPYIKMLANDEQKKRYLEKFVTGEEMWALAMTEPGTGSDVAGMKTTAKLSEDGTHYVLNGAKTFITGGVHADRVIVCARTSAPSAEDRRFGISLFAVDTKSEGYSIGRKLDKLGLRTSDTAELAFVDVKVPVEDLLGEENKGFYYLGANLPSERWGIAFGAYAQAKAAIRFAQQYVTERTVFGKPVAHFQNTKFELAACQAEVDAAEAVADRALEALDAGELTAAEAASAKLFCTEVAHRVIDKCLQLHGGYGYMNEYPIARLYADNRVNRIYGGTSEVMKSIIAKSMGL
- the tesB gene encoding acyl-CoA thioesterase II; its protein translation is MNEALTTLLDLLDLEQIEENIFRGTSRPSLVPRVFGGQVAAQALVAAGRTVPADRTAHSLHSYFLRTGDTGAPIVYSVDRIRDGRSFTTRRVVAVQHGQPIFHLSASFQKYEDGLDHQVAMPPAPDPESLPTAAESLPAYREIFRDPGTVERLIETREAVDLRYATTPPWGSIGEPVEPRSQVWFRTAGKLDSTDPLLHTCLATYVSDMTLLDSVLLAHGRGGWAVGDVVGASLDHAMWFHRPFRADEWLLYDQESPSAAAGRGLGQARIWTQDGRLAVTVIQEGVVRVPRDRA